CGAGAAGTGCTGATTCCGTATTTACTAAATCAAGTTTACGGAGCCTGGGTAACGTCCCCGGAAACTTATTATTACGCGAGTCTTGAGGATCAGATTTCGCCTATACTAACAGCGGCAGTGCCGTTACTGTTAGAAAATGGTGACCTAGCAACACCACGACTAATTTTAGAGCATTATAAGTCAATTCATGACGAGGTTACTCCTCGCGAATTGCTGTTATTGGAGGATCTTCCAGAAACAGATAGGCGGACGCTTTTAGTACACTATATTAATACTTTTGGCTTTATTAAAGCTGTTGATACTTTGTCTACCGCTCTCAAAAACGAAGATTTACCAGTTGAGTTACGTCAGAATTTAAAAACTCTTTATGACGAGATTGAGGGAGAGCAAGTGCAGGCGGTCATGGCCAGTCTTGACGAAGTCTATTCGCACGTGGAGTTTAGTAAGTATGCTCTTAATAATAAAGAGTTAACTGACTTTGAGGTCGGTTTAATCGAGCGGGTTAGTCATCAGAATGATCGGATCGCCGACCTAGGGGCCGGAGCGGGGCGCCATACTTTAGCGCTTTTGCGGGCTGGTTATACTGACGTTACCGCTTGCGACACTTTTCCAGATCACTTAAAGCTTATCAAAGAAGAGGCGGCTACCGAGGGTCTTGATGAGGTTAAAGTGGCGGCCATGAGCTGGCACCAATTAGGCTTTGAGGCGGATAGTTTAGATATGGTTTACTGTTTAGGCCGTTCAGCGCTGCACAATCGCACTGGCTCTGATTGGGCCAGTTTTATGAATGAAAGTTGGCGGGTTCTTAAAGACGATGGTTATCTTCTTTTAGACGTGCCGGATATGGCCGATGGCGTTTATAACGACAATGAGGCTCATCTACGGGAGCACGCTCGTAACTTAGGTCTGGATAGTTCCGAGTCGATGCGGCTTTTTGATGGGCCAGATCAACTTCATAAGTTTAACCGGATGGCTTTAACCGATACTCAAATACATGAATACGCCGAACTTTTTGGTTTTACGGTTGAAGCGATGGAGAAGCATCGACTAGGTGATCATGGCGAAATAACTAACGTTTACTACACTTTACAAAAAGATCCGAATTTTGACCCCGGTAAAATGAATCGCTGGGAGCTACAAGATGCGCTTGCACATATGGGGTTACTTGATAGCGGGGTAGATTACAATCAAAATATTAAGTCGTGGCGGGGCACTTTGGGGCAAGCGTTAGCCCTTGGTCCCTATACGCTGGATCACGCTAAACCGGAAATGCTCGGGCCGTGTTTGGCGCACGTCACTGCTTACGGCACAGAGTTAACTACGGAGTACGCGGGGGCGTATTATACGACCCTGCTTGATCCCATGCCAGGGCAAAGAGGGCACGCATAGTCTGGGCGATGAGAGCATTCTGAACTATTATCGCCATTAAATCTTTTTCGGCGTGGAAGTTAATAAAAGCCACTTTATCGCCATAAATATCCACTTCAATTCCTACTGGAAACTTATCTTTGGGGACGACTCGCGTCTCCCGCTGTTCCGCTTCGTCACGACTGGTATAGGTCTTGGTTTTGGCGTCTTCGGCGACGATGACTTTGGCCCAGACCTTGGCTTTTGATCGCTTCACAGCATAAACCTTGGTCAACCAAGCATAAACTTTAGGGTCAACGTCTTCGGTCTGCAGAATAGCCCAAATTTCGGCCTGCTCTTTAATAGTATCCTCGTACACCGCTTTAATGCCTTCCAGTCCTTCGTAAATCTTCACCCCAGGCTTATTTTCGGTGGTCTTAAAGGCGGAGATTAGTTCTGGCAGGTAGGTTTGCAGTGACACCTCACTGTTTTTAGCTTCTTTCAACCGGTTCTCAATGATATCGGCTAGCTTAAAGGGATGCTCCGGGCGAAAGTGGAGCCGTTTCTTAATCGTTACTTGCGATACCAGGCCCTTTTCTTCAAGGTCATACAGAGTCTTATAAACAATCCCGCGCTTCAGGCCCGATTTCTTAATCACGTCACCGACGGGGGAGACACCTGATTGTAGGAGAACGGAGTAGAGGAGCGCCTCTTTGTCCCTTAATCCAGATTCTTTAAGTGCTTTCTCGTACATACCAATAATATATTCGATTCCATGTAGAGACGCAATCGGGTTGAGGACGACCCATGGGTCGTCCCTACAGATCTATAGGAGGCCTCCTGAAACACGGTTGTAGGGACGGGGCATGCCCCGTCCTCAACCAACATAATTGTCAATACCACTTGACAATACTATAGGGGTATGCTACAATATGATTGTCACAGTGAGGAACACGGCAAGGGCCCTACCTGCCAGCGCCGTCAAACCCCCTTGACAAATAAGACTATAGGTGCTATGATGATAGCATGCTGAGAAAGGGTCAAATAAGCCCCCCGCTCAGAGCCCTATAAATAGAGAACAAATAGAAACAACAAAAAACAAATAACACAGAACAGTAGCCGAAGCGGTTTTGCCTACAAGCCTACCGGCCACGACTGGGTATATCCCAACCGCGGTACTCAAAACTCGCACGTTGTCACCTGATAACACGGCCCCAAGAGAATCTGCTGGAGATTGGCAAATGACTTGTCAAAATAACTTGTCCTGAGCTTGTCGAAGGAGTAAGGCTCAAATAAAGAGACAAACTAAGAACCGTATAAATAGAAGTAGTAAACATCAATTTGTTTACCTAAACCTACCTTAGGTACTTACCAAATAGATTCGTGGGTACTAGAGGAGAGACCGAGAAGGCAATGAGAGAGAAAAGATTACCTACCAATTAAGTACTCTCTCATTTTCTTCCCCAAACCAATTCGATTAATGATTAATGATTAATGTTTAATGGCAAATGATTAATGCCGATCAGCTTGTTAGCTGACCCCAAAAAACATACCGTGCAGTTTTTTGGAGTTAGGGAATAACTAGACTTTCAGTCTAGATAAATGTCACAAGTGACATTTAGAAGCAGCACTTTGAGAACTTAACGACTAACAAACTTCTTTAAGAAGCGCAACGTGGTTATCAAACTTGGTAGCTAGGTTGCCTTCTTAAAGAACAAGTACTTTGAATCTGCTTAACAGCAGGCCTATCCATAGGTTTATTAATTGCTGCGAGCCGCCCTAAAGGCGCATAAGCTTCGCGTATGGCAACTGGTAAAGTTTGGAAAAGATACTTTCGGAGAGAAGACTAGGAGATCGTCCTAAAAACGAGGCTGGTCCAGAAGCGGGGTAACCCAAGGGACTTAGGAGCACAGCTGAATCTGTGACTAGAACTGGAAACTTGAACTCGCAAGAGCAAGTAACAGAAGGTTCTTGAAAAATCGAATCCGACAATCTTCCCGACGAGGCTTCGATGTGAAGTATAGGAAGAAAAATGAAGCAGTATTTTTTCGTTCGTGAGGGTACGGTCGATAAGTTCGGTAAGTTGATTTCCGGTGCTGTCGTCGTTACATACGACGATGGGAATGAGGTCACAGCGGTTACCTGTGAGGGAAAGTCGGTCTCTCTTAAAAAGACCGATTTAATTCCAGAAGTTGGCTCCGAAAAAGCTTGGAAGTTGGCGGCTGCAGCTCACGTGCAGAAGGTTGCGGATAACCTCGTTCAAGCCGGATTCCAAGTTGCGAATCTTCGTTGGGTATATGAGCCCAGCGGCAATTCTACCGAAACGAACGCTGACGTTGCGGAAAACGTGGATTGGATCGGCAACAAGATTGCTACGATTGCTGGGCAAGTCCGCAAACAAGCTCGGGCTGTTTTTGCCTTGCCAATATGGTACCGAACATTTCAGATGGACATACAACAGTGGCCAGTATTTGACTGCCACGAGACGTGTTTTAATCTGATACCGCCAGACGGTGACGGTAAAGATTGGAAAGTTCTAGCTGAAGGCGAATCAGTTGATTTGCCTTGTGATCAAGTGTCCGAAGGTCGTTTTTTGAGTGGCACCAGACATATCGAAAATGTGGATGGTTGGTGTGATCGTGCACAGAGCAATCACTTTCGGATCATGAAGAACGGCTTGAGTCCCGAGGTTTACGATGCGTGCAATGCGGCGTATGAAGCGTTGAGTAAAAAGGCGCCAATATCGGCAGCCCGTAAAGCTCTTCGCGAAATCATGGACGCCCTCGGAAAGTAAGTCGTTAGTTAATGGTGCTAAATAAGTTTACAAGCAAATTAGTTGTAAACGGCACTGAGCCACTCCACTAAGCTCTAAGATTTGTGGAAAGAAACGTTTGTCTCGATCGGGAGGTGATGTGTTTTTGACTTTATTGTCTTTAACATCACTTCCCGAGTTCGTAAGACTTCATCAAGTAATTGGTGAGGTGCTACGAATTAAATAGATCTGCACTTTCACAAATATTACAAATATCTTTTTCTTCTAGAAATTGGTTTCGGCCTTTATGGATCTAATAATTTGGGTCTGCAAAGGTCGAAATCACAGAAAAGTTTAGGAGAGAAAAATGATTACAGTAGAACAAATAAAGTCCGCTCGTTCAGAACGCGCAGCAAAGGCTGCAGAACTTCGAGCCATGTACGAGTCACGCATTCCGAAGCTCCAGGCTGCCGATTGGCCGGAGAAGGGTTGGGAATGGAAGCAAGCCAACACATGGGTGTGGCTGCGTAAGGAGTGGGCGCACGGGGATAAGTCTGCCACTTTGCGGGCCTATTTGGCGCCGACCGAGGACAAAGATCCGCAGCCGCATTTCTCGCCCCGCGAGGCCGGTTTCGTGGCAAAGTGCTTCACAGTCGAACCGCGGTGGCCTGATTCACCGTTCGGTGGTGAGGAATGCCGTCAGAAATGGATCGGTGAGCTGGTCGAACGCGATCTGCCAGCCCGGCCGCCTGAGATTTTCGAAAATGACCCGTTCGACGCCGGCGAGGAAGTTTGGATCGAGGTCTGGGATTCCACGAAAGCGGGTCCGTTCGCTGCTTTCAACGCAGTATGGGGGCCGGAGGCGAAGCAGGCGATCCACGACGCTCAGGACAGCCTGTTCGCTCGTGAGCGCGGCAACGTCAACGTATCTGAGCATATCTATGCACACGGTGTTTGCCAGCATCGCCCCGCTTTCGGACCAAACTTCAACGGTTTGGAGGAGAATTGCCCCAAGGCAGCTCCGATCGTCGAAGAGGAAGTGGTCGAGGAGAACGACGAGGAGTAGATATTTAGTTCTAAGAATTGACACGGCTTGGTGAAATAAAACTTCAATGGCAAATAAGCATTGAGGAAGTGTCAAATTGTGTTAGATCCGTTCCGTTTGTCTCTTTGGTTCAGTAGCAGAAGAAATTAGCCACCTGGTGAAATCGCTGCTACTGGACCTAAAGTTTTTGGACTAAATCGGAGTTACTGGATCCGCCAGCCGGCGGATGACAAGTGATTAATGGTTTAGATCAAAAACTTTAGGAAAGAGAGGCACGTTGAAAATATAAATACTGGTTTCGACCTTGATGAGTCTAAATGACTTGGATTTATTAAGGTCGAAATCAGAAGAATTAAAGAGGAGAAAATGAATACAATCGCCGGTGCTTTCGCTCGGGCCTTTAAAAACCCAGAGCCATACATGTTCGGTACGGAAGAATTCTTTCCGGTAGGGGATTGGGATGAACCACTCCCGATCGGGAAGATTATGCCGGACATCAAGCGCTTGATTTCATTGTGGCAATTGCCACTGGATCGGGCGTTGTATGAGACTGGCGAAGGTTTGGCTTTACTAGCAAACCTGGCGAATTTGAGCGCGAAAGAGATCGACCCGTCGTTTTACGACATCAAGTCGACTTTGATCGCGCACGCACAGAGACTTAGCGATCATTGCTGGGCGAACGACGGCATCGTCTATTTCGAGACGGTCGTTGGTCAGGTCTCGTTCCATGTTTTCGATGAGGACATGGAGGTTCTTAACCCCATGCGCCACACCGAAGAGTGGATTGGGTGGTCAACTCAGGAGATCGCTCCCGAGTTGTGTTACGAGTTTTTGGATATTTAGAAGGAGGTCCAAGAACATGAAAGACGCCATGAAGTTGAATATTTGGATCCGCAAGCAGCTTGAGGAGCGTTGCGGAAAGTTCGACGATCGGACGGGGGTGGGTTTTTCACAATTTGTGTGGCATCCGCTTTCGAATCGGGGGCTCCACGAGCAGTATTTAAAGCCTCGTGGGCTATCCATACAGGCGCCAGCCATGAGCGTTTTATGGACAGTGGAGTTCACAGAGCGCAGCGTTCGGTTTACGCCGAAGGTCTATTTAATAGACCGGGACGATTTTTCTCAGCGTTACGCAAAGGCGAATGTTGAGATTCGGGTGGCTTTGCGGGAGCAATTTAACATTGTCTCCTTCGAACTCGCCACACCCGAACCGATTGTTTTCTTGCCGGGCTCGAGTTTGACCGGTGGTTCAACCGCTGTGTTAAGATCCGACGCCGTAGCAGAGATTGATCGACAAATTGCTGACCTGGAGGCCTTTAAGAAGGCTACGTTAGGTTAGCGATCAGCAGACGGAGCGAGGGCGGGGCGCCAGCTCTGTTTCCTAGGAGGTAATCAAATGAACGTTTACGTTGTATCTCGCGAGACGAATGACCCGATCTTCGGGGAGGGCCAGTCGTACTACGGAAATAGCTTCGCAGTCGAAGGCAAGGTTTACACCATGCCGGGGACACTCGCGAGGGATTTCCTAAAGCTAGTTAGCGACTTTTCGCAGCTAGCAAATCCGTTATTAGGGAGGGAACTGGTTACAAAAGAAACCGGCATCTCTCTCGACGAAGAGCCCGAAGACGAATATTGCTGGGAGTTCCTACTCTCCAGCATAAGCAACAATAATCCGATCGAAGGCCGCATACGCTACAGCGTATACGATCGGAAGACCAAGGAAACTCACCGCTACCAGACGACGTATACAATTACTCGTCTTAAGCTCGTGTAGTTTCGTGAAGGGTGCTGTATAAGTTTTAGATCAAATTTAATCTAAAACCGCACCGGAGCCAAGACCACCAATGCTCTTGAAAAAATTAGGTGGAAAGTTCCCTCCTTCGCTAAACCAGACTTCGCTAAAGCTACGTCTGGCAAAGCTTCGGAGGGTTAAGAGACTCTAATTCGTTTACTCATAAGAGTCTCTAAATGTCTCTTTACGGGAGGTAGTTTATTTGCAGCAATGCTTATAAATTTTACCTCCCGTTTTTCGTTTTCTATAGATTGGTTGAGGGCCGCATATATGCGGCCCCTAAGGTTTCTTCGGGATCTACTCGAAGTGGCGGCGTAGGGGATTGATATATCAAGCCTTTAAGGCACATGGCTATCTTCAGCCTTGACTCCACGACACGTTGTGATATACTGTACATATATGTACAGAATACAAGAACTGATGCTCCAAAATAGACCGTACTATCATACTCAGGACTTAGCCGTTATTTGGGGCATTTCCAATAAAAACACTTTATATAAGACTATTAGCCGCTACTTAAAAAATGGCGTTTTGCGGTCGGTTTACAAAGGTTTTTACAACACGGTTCCTCTAGAGCAACTTGACCCTGTCGAGCTAGGACTGGCCTCTCTGCACACTTTCGCTTACTTAAGCACCGAGAGCGTTCTTGCCGCAGCTGGCGTCATCAATCAAAACCCCACTGCCATTACCCTGATTTCCTCAGTCTCTAAAAATTTCAAAATTGGTGATAATATTTATAAAGCGCGTCAGCTGAAGGGTCAAAATCTGTTTATCGACCTTGGTTTGGTAGATAAGAGTGGCTATTTTGTTGCTACTCCAGAGAGAGCAGCGGCGGATTTGCTATATTTTGATCCAAAATATTTTATCGACAATAAAGAACTGCTTAACTGGTCACAAGTGATCCAGATTAGAAAAGAGGTCTACGGATTATGATGCCAATTTCTAAACCAGCTGATGCTATCCACAAAGTCTGGCTGTATCGGGTCCTAACCGAGATCCTAGATAACACACTTCTCTCTCAACATCTCTATTTTAAAGGGGGTACATGCGCCTCAATGATTGGATATCTCGATCGATTTTCGGTGGATTTGGACTTTGACTTGAAAGATGGAACTGCGAAAGCCGAGCTGCGTACCCAGATTTATAAAGTTGTCAAAACCTTGGGCTTGTCGATCAAGGATGAGAGTAAGAATGCTTTGCAATTTTTTCTAAAATACGAGGCCCCCACCGACTCTCGAAACACCCTTAAACTCGATATAAACGATCTGGTTCCTCAAACCAATGATTATATAGC
The sequence above is a segment of the candidate division WWE3 bacterium genome. Coding sequences within it:
- a CDS encoding class I SAM-dependent methyltransferase, producing MLEKLGSEQYLSEAAVDAYYRVASQFPVNITIDRLSSENKTDLGIIFSAWKESKDQTDELRLGISDRGNYNDEILDERFIRQDEYLDRFFGGLTNKPNPKLILETLRDPEITAREVLIPYLLNQVYGAWVTSPETYYYASLEDQISPILTAAVPLLLENGDLATPRLILEHYKSIHDEVTPRELLLLEDLPETDRRTLLVHYINTFGFIKAVDTLSTALKNEDLPVELRQNLKTLYDEIEGEQVQAVMASLDEVYSHVEFSKYALNNKELTDFEVGLIERVSHQNDRIADLGAGAGRHTLALLRAGYTDVTACDTFPDHLKLIKEEAATEGLDEVKVAAMSWHQLGFEADSLDMVYCLGRSALHNRTGSDWASFMNESWRVLKDDGYLLLDVPDMADGVYNDNEAHLREHARNLGLDSSESMRLFDGPDQLHKFNRMALTDTQIHEYAELFGFTVEAMEKHRLGDHGEITNVYYTLQKDPNFDPGKMNRWELQDALAHMGLLDSGVDYNQNIKSWRGTLGQALALGPYTLDHAKPEMLGPCLAHVTAYGTELTTEYAGAYYTTLLDPMPGQRGHA